The DNA window TCGATTCAACAAAAAAGCGACTCAAAACTGGTTGCAATCTCAGCCTGCAACTGGTTGTAAGAAATAAAAGATACAAGACACTTTGAGCCTCAAGTTTGTGGAAATAAATCAGCTTCAGTTGCACAAAACTGAAGGAACTTCAAAAGAGCTTCttgaagttttttaaatttcaaataaatataaatgttttAATCTTGTTTTTAAGCTAGTACTTATTCCTTAGAGACTATTATAGAGTATCTTATAGATTAACTTGATAGAAAAAGATCTAGTATTAGCTCCAAGAGTAGGGTATCTCATGGGTGACCTAGCCAGACTTTCAAGATGAGTTTGCAGCATTTTTGCCGACAGGCCATTGCATAATGACCGGGGGGCACATTCATGTGCCCCATTCACACTTGCTACATGTAGCACACATATGTTGCATTTCGAGCTTAACTGATGGCTGAATGCCCTTCTCTCTCTCCTCCAGTGGACGATGCTTCCGGACACTATACATCCGGTTTCTTCTATGGCAACAATTACTGGATGGGTTCGTTGGCCCTTTGCGATGCCATTGACGATGGAGTGGCTGCCATGGCCACGCCCAGCAAGGACAACAGCTCCCCAAAGGTCAACTCCTCGGATGCCAAAAACAGTGGCTTACCTTTCGCCGCTGCCCATACCCAGGGCTACAGCACCGTCTACAATGCCCCGCCGCCCTTTGTTCCCGGATTCTACGTGATCAAGATCCAGCTTAATGAGACGCTGCCAACCCAAGTGGTGAGTGGAGCTACCCCACCTTTCCTAtcctttggaaaaatataaatttttttaactataATTTGCAGCTGCGCACCATTTATGTGGGAATGTGCCTGCCCTCCAGCTGCTCCATTGCGGATATCCGGGAGATGAGCGAAAAGGCGCATGTGGAGCTGCCCTCCCGGGAGCTCAAGGTCCTGGACATCCGAGTGCCTACCGACAAGGAGTTCAATATCTGGGCGGACAAGACCTTCTGCCTGCTGATGTAAGTTGTCCAAAAATCACTTTCAAAAGATCTCTAAACGAGCTCGGGGTCTAATCGTTTGTCTAAACAtgaaaggcaaaaaaaaagagctctggcttttggccagttggtTTTGGCCATTAGCGGATGAGTTTTTTTCTCTCTTCCCAAAATcgaattataataaaaagcgAAACTCCGTCTGTTGATTCGAGTGGTTAGCGGGTAATCGGATTAAAGGCGAGAGATTCCCAAAATGTacactgacaaaaaaaaacctctaCCCCTACTTCCAGTGTTGTCTCCGGCATTGTGATGTGCCTGATCTGCTTCGGAACGCTCTACGAGATCTATCTGCGACGGAAGCTCAAGGAGGCACTGCGCCGCCAGGACAAGGAGATGATGAACAACAGCGAGACGAGCTCTGGCATCGGGTGTGCCTCCTCTGACTACTCCGACACCATGACTGCTCACGATGATCCTCTGAAGCAGTCCAGCCGCAGTCACGATCACTCCCAGTCCAGTTCCCTGAAGCAGCTGGATCAGCTTGTCCTGAATCTGCCGCCCAACGACAACGACAGCGGTAATGGACACCACGACGCCGAGCACGATCATGACCACGAGCACCACGATCACCGAagcggcaacaacagcaactcgGACGAGCACCTGGAGGGTCATCTCCATGAGCCAGAGAAGCTGTCTATCTACTCGGAGCTGCTGCTCTCCTTCTCGGCCATCACGAACTTCAATGCCATCTGCGACAGGAACGTGGGCGCGGACACCATTCCCTGCATCCACGGACTGCGTGCCTTCAGCATGGCCTGGGTCATCCTCGGCCACACCTGCATCGTGGTCTTCAAGTACTCTGACAACATGGAGATGCGCAAGGAGGTGGAGCAGAACTTCTTCTTCCAGGCCATCACCAACGGGCCGTTCAGCGTGGACACCTTCTTCTTCATCAGCGGCTTCCTCATCTCGTACATCTACTTCCGGACGAACGCCAAGGGCAAGCTGAACAAGCTCTCCAAGGGAGCCAACGAGTTCACGGCCGGTACGGCACACTTCTTCGGCCTGGTCGCCTACCGGTTCATGCGCCTCACCGCCCCCTATCTGTTTGTGCTGGGCGTGGTCCAGGTGACGATGAAGTACCTCGCCACGTACTCGATCTTTGATCCGCCCACCATGGACCACATCACCTGCCCGGACTACTGGTGGCGCAACATCCTCTACATCAACACCCTGTTTCCTGTGGACGAGATGGTGAGCTGGAAAGGATATTTCTTAGGGACTCTCTTACTAACCTCTCTGATATCTTGCAGTGCATGCTCTGGAGCTGGTACTTGGCGAACGACACTCAGTTCTACATGATTGGCGCCATTATCCTGATCGTGGGAGTGCGCCACTTCAAGCTCTCGGCCATCACCACTCTCGTGTTCCTGGTCCTCTCCTGGATCACCACCGCCGTGATAGCCTTCACGAACAACCACCGTCCCAATACAGACGATCCTTTGGCGCTCTTCGACAAGATCTACGACAAGCCCTGGACCCGGCTGGGACCCTATCTGATCGGCATGGCTGTGGGCTGGATCCTGTTCAGGACTAACTGCAAGATCCGTCTGCCCAAGCTTACGGTGGCCACCGCCTGGTTCTTGGCCATGCTGAACCTGTTCGTCCTGGTCTTCGGACTGTATCGGGCCGATCTCTCGCAGTTCACGGCCGCCGCCTACAGCTCCCTGAGCCACTCGGCCTGGGCGCTGTCCCTGGCCTGGATCACCATTGCCTGCTCCACCGGATACGGCGGCTACATCAACTCGCTGCTATCCGCCCCCTGCCTTTATCCCTTCTCCCGGGTCACCTACTGCGCCTACCTGGTCCACCCCATCGTGATTCGTTCCATGGCCCTCAATTCGGACGCGCCCCTGCATCTGGGCGGGGATCTGATGGTGagttaatatttttacattgTTTGAAAATGGTTTTCTAGCCAATTAGATCATTAAGCTTTAAAATGCAAACAAGCACAAAAAGTTGTCgccttttttgcattttttaaaaatgcaaacaaagtACAAGTCGTGATTAAATAAACTTTGTTTGTTAATTATAGTTAACTTCATGGCTAATTATAAACATACCTTTTCCGATTCCAGGTCGTCATGTTCTTCGGTCTAACGGTGGCCTCCTACTTCCTGTCCTTCGTCGTGTCGATGTCCTTCGAGGCGCCCGTCGTCACAATGCTGAAAATCTTGTCACCTAGTCGAAAGAAACGTCTCGCCTAACAACCTCCTGCTTCCTGCCCATTTCCGATTATTTATACCCCCATATTTCGTACGAAATCAAAGCAATCTACACATATTTATAGCATTCATCTCCACATCTCTGAACGGACTATCTAACTATCTATTCTCTCTATCATTATCTTCTTAAAAACTTACAAAACAAAAGTcacaaaagctaaaaaaaaaaatgaaatattaagaAAGAAATTTGAGTAATTTTTTATGTCATCTTTTCGTTTCATAAAGTGTGTACATTTTAGTCGTTTAATTTATTCCAAAGGTTTGGAAATTTTGCTCGAGTCGACGAGGAGGAGTATACATAGTACTTAATAGCTATAATTATATGAAACTCTAGTACCTAATTTTACGAAATCATGTTGTATATACTATATGCTATATATTGTTATATATAaacctttaaataaaaactgctACCAAATACAAAGTTTGTTTGTGTTTCAATTACTTGTTTTAGACTTTGGAGGGGAGTAACTAAGTGGCCTAAAAAGATATTCAATGATTCTAATCTAgaattaaaatctttaaatgattctaaaaacatttatataaaaaaaatagtccaaataaaataaaaaccttatttaaaatcaattcTGGCTtagatatttttgaattttgaaaaccatAATAATATTCGATTAACCATTTATCGATAACTTTCAATGGCCGCTAAGCTTTTTTGATCAACACTGGTCACACTACTGGCACCACCGGGATTTTAAGGGGCGATGTGGATGTGTCGCTTctagcttttgttttttggctcGCAGTGACAGCTCTACTTTCCACTCCAGTCCACATCCGATTATAATCTCCCAGCAGCACCCAGAACCAAAAACTGAACGGCAGGAACTCATCGGAGCGTAACCCTCGACTCCACCGGTGGCCGGCGAGATGGCTCTGCCCTCGATCTCGACGCTGCTGGGCGTGGCCTTCCTGGCGTACATCGCCCACTCCATCTACCAAATGTCGCAGCTCTTCACGACGCTCCAGTGCAGCGGCACTCCGTGCTACACCTCCTTTCTGGCGGACAAGCCGCACCTCCAACTGGCGCTCTTCTCCTCCCAGAACCGGCATCCGATTGCCTCCGAGGTGCGGGACCTGTACAAGACCAAGAGGTTCGACTATTCCAAAAACTTTGAGCACGACTTTGAGCTGGACATTCCGCTGAAGACGCGGAGAAATGGATCGCTCTACTTTCATGTAGTTCTGGCGCTGGAGGGTGAGCCCCTGGAGTGGCGCAGCCTCCGACGGGATGGACCCACCGTAATCCACACTCTCAGCCTCACAGATTACATGGTACCTCGGGCAGAGGCCTTTAATCTGCTGGGCGACGCAGAAAAGCCAAGAGCATCCGCAAAGGAGAAAGACAACCAGAAGGCCAGCTCCAACGAGCGTCCCAGCACCCATATTCGGTCCAATGTGTACGTTACTCTCTTGACGGATTTGTTTGCCGTCTCACAAGCTGATGTGCCGCCGGAAATGGCACCCCTGATACGCGTAAATAGGATGCAACAGATCCTGCCCATTGTACAGACTGATACGTTTAATACGCGGCTGAAGGACCTGGTTCCCGTTACCAAGAACACCACCGAGTTCACCTTCACCTTCCACTACAAGCCCGTGGGCGTGGGCAAGCTGCGACTGATGCTCCTCATGGAGCACGCCACCCAGGCTCTGCGCACCATCGGCTTTGCCACGAAGGACATTGACGAGGTCAAGGGGATCTTCTCGGACACCAATGTCTATCTGTTGTGTGGCACCATCTTTGTGTCCAGCATCCATGTGAGTAATCTGGAATAAACCTACAGATTGGGTTGCTAATTAACCCTTTCACCCCGCAGATGCTCTTCGACTTTCTCAGTTTCAAGAACGACGTGGCCTTCTGGCGAAAGAAGCAGTCGTACGAGGGTCTCTCCACCCGCACCACCATGTGGCGTGCCTTCTCGCAGATCGTCATCTTCCTGTATCTGATGGATGAGAATACCTCCTACCTGGTATTGGTCCCAGTCGGCCTGGGCGCCCTCATCGAGCTGTGGAAATGCAAGAAGATCCTGCGCCTGGATCTAAGTTTCTCCGGTCTGGTGCGTCGGAAGCTGGACCAGATCGATCGCCGGAATGGCAACCAGCCGGAGGAGCGGGAGAAGGAACAGCTGGCGGAGGAGCAAACGGATCAGTTCGATCGCCAGGGCATGAGGTATTTGAGCTACCTCCTGTATCCCCTGTGCCTGGGAGGTGCTGTCTACTCGCTTATCTATCAGCCGCATCGCTCCTGGTACTCGTGGACCCTGAACTCCCTCGTCAATGGCGTCTATGCCTTCGGTTTCCTGTTCATGCTGCCGCAACTGTTTGTCAACTACAAGCTCAAGTCCGTGGCCGCCTTGCCGTGGCGGGCTTTCATGTACAAGGCCTTCAATACCTTCATCGATGACTTCTTCGCCTTCATCATCACCATGCCGACGGCTCATCGGGTGGCCTGCCTCCGCGACGACATCGTCTTCCTCATCTATTTGTATCAGCGCTGGCTGTATCCGGTGGACAAGAGTCGCGTGGACACTGGTCTGGCCATTGGCGAGACCCCCGACTCGGCAACCTccacctcggtatccaccagTCGCAAGAAGCGCAATTAGCTCACCTTCCAAGCGGAACCACACAAGCACATTCCGTCTCTAGCATTAGGTCTAGCCTAGGCACATAGTCAATTCGCATTTTGATACGCATGTTATGTAACAGAAAGATCCAACTCCGTCTCTTTAGTTTAGTAGTGAAATAAACCGAAAACCTCTGTAGAAGACTTGAACAATATCCATGAACGTGGACGATATCGGTTAACAGGACACGGCCGAGTGGCCGCCAAAGGTGATTCTAACCGCAAAttgcaaaacattttttaatattttttttaagaatctaaacagatttcttttttaaatgtaCTGTAAACTATACAATAAAGAGTAGACATTTTAGAATAAATTACGTTCTTTAATGGGCTTGTGGGAATAATTGATCTTACTTTATTGatcaaaacataattttagCCAACTGCTAACCGATATCCTTGCATCTCCTTCTGTACATGGGTTTCTCTATATGTTTAGATGCCATTTTATTTGCTTAATATAATGTCCGATATttgtggggggggggggcgggGTATGGGTGGTTGAGCTTTGGAGGCTTCTGACGATTGGGGGAAAGTAAGGAGAGGTTTCAGCATGAcgacaaaaaaaagtacaTGTATCTTTAGGCTTAAACTAAACTGGCGAAGGAAAAAAGAGTGTTGCCGTGGGCACGGATGCCACCAGAAGCATATAATCCGACTAGCCGTTGCGTATGCCCAGCGCCTGCTCCAGCTCGGCCCGCTTTTGGTTGACCTTGGTGAAGAAGTACCGGGAAACGGCCTCGTGCGTCCACGGTTGATAATAGAATTCGGCGCGCCGCTCCTCCTCGGGATTACCAACAACATCCGTCATCAGCTGCAAAGGAAACCCCCAATTAGTCTACACCTAGGGGGATGTAAGCCCATTCTCGCACTCACCTTCAGATCCCTCGTTTGACTGATGATCCAACGGTGGATGAACATCTGCGGATCCTTGGCGAAACTCAGGAAGAACTCCCGATTGGTCTTCATCTGATTTATGGTGTCCACCG is part of the Drosophila bipectinata strain 14024-0381.07 chromosome XL, DbipHiC1v2, whole genome shotgun sequence genome and encodes:
- the LOC108129046 gene encoding lipid scramblase CLPTM1L — translated: MALPSISTLLGVAFLAYIAHSIYQMSQLFTTLQCSGTPCYTSFLADKPHLQLALFSSQNRHPIASEVRDLYKTKRFDYSKNFEHDFELDIPLKTRRNGSLYFHVVLALEGEPLEWRSLRRDGPTVIHTLSLTDYMVPRAEAFNLLGDAEKPRASAKEKDNQKASSNERPSTHIRSNVYVTLLTDLFAVSQADVPPEMAPLIRVNRMQQILPIVQTDTFNTRLKDLVPVTKNTTEFTFTFHYKPVGVGKLRLMLLMEHATQALRTIGFATKDIDEVKGIFSDTNVYLLCGTIFVSSIHMLFDFLSFKNDVAFWRKKQSYEGLSTRTTMWRAFSQIVIFLYLMDENTSYLVLVPVGLGALIELWKCKKILRLDLSFSGLVRRKLDQIDRRNGNQPEEREKEQLAEEQTDQFDRQGMRYLSYLLYPLCLGGAVYSLIYQPHRSWYSWTLNSLVNGVYAFGFLFMLPQLFVNYKLKSVAALPWRAFMYKAFNTFIDDFFAFIITMPTAHRVACLRDDIVFLIYLYQRWLYPVDKSRVDTGLAIGETPDSATSTSVSTSRKKRN
- the LOC108129053 gene encoding nose resistant to fluoxetine protein 6 — protein: MARTLVLALLVSLLAGNQAAIDKDEGKLPAGRLAASSSGSDQHNVINLSLHTGLTSDLDPALGYDLSRTRRLRDALNVFDLGLLAERWGQVEVSGGVSGNCSRDMRSYLGGLSDAKMWAVKMDDASGHYTSGFFYGNNYWMGSLALCDAIDDGVAAMATPSKDNSSPKVNSSDAKNSGLPFAAAHTQGYSTVYNAPPPFVPGFYVIKIQLNETLPTQVLRTIYVGMCLPSSCSIADIREMSEKAHVELPSRELKVLDIRVPTDKEFNIWADKTFCLLIVVSGIVMCLICFGTLYEIYLRRKLKEALRRQDKEMMNNSETSSGIGCASSDYSDTMTAHDDPLKQSSRSHDHSQSSSLKQLDQLVLNLPPNDNDSGNGHHDAEHDHDHEHHDHRSGNNSNSDEHLEGHLHEPEKLSIYSELLLSFSAITNFNAICDRNVGADTIPCIHGLRAFSMAWVILGHTCIVVFKYSDNMEMRKEVEQNFFFQAITNGPFSVDTFFFISGFLISYIYFRTNAKGKLNKLSKGANEFTAGTAHFFGLVAYRFMRLTAPYLFVLGVVQVTMKYLATYSIFDPPTMDHITCPDYWWRNILYINTLFPVDEMCMLWSWYLANDTQFYMIGAIILIVGVRHFKLSAITTLVFLVLSWITTAVIAFTNNHRPNTDDPLALFDKIYDKPWTRLGPYLIGMAVGWILFRTNCKIRLPKLTVATAWFLAMLNLFVLVFGLYRADLSQFTAAAYSSLSHSAWALSLAWITIACSTGYGGYINSLLSAPCLYPFSRVTYCAYLVHPIVIRSMALNSDAPLHLGGDLMVVMFFGLTVASYFLSFVVSMSFEAPVVTMLKILSPSRKKRLA